One stretch of Streptomyces sp. R21 DNA includes these proteins:
- a CDS encoding carboxylesterase/lipase family protein, with protein MTISLSVPAVGASVTTGGAGPVVRTDLGPVRGVATGRTELYQGIPYAQPPTGFRRWRPPVRPRPWTAVRDASEPGPACAQLDETGGVAAHSSEDCLYLNVTGPRRNRSERRPVVVYLHGGAFSSGSGSDFDARRLAATGDVVVVTVNSRLGVFGFFGHPRMDGSGTYALADQRAALRWVRANAQAFGGDPGNVTLMGESSGGASVCAQMVSPPAAGLFQRAIIQSGSCLQSWPKNVMGPGLDAISYWAPRTAVQARGAAAAAGLGCTGPDAPACLRRTDTGKLLALNGQFVTPAFGTRALPTDPVKALRTGAFHRVPVMQGNTRDEHRLFGSLFEAEKPIDDARYRALLATSFGERMARRVYARYPPQAYSGQSGSPAALAWASVGTDVGWVCPTLAADRLLARHVPVFSFEFAEPNVPDFLGIFPKGYPPGAFHGSELPLLFDIEGTSVPLDPAQRNLSESMIMYWTAFAAQGDPNRAGLPRWPRFPATQSLDSARGGISQTDLAVGHHCRFWASRT; from the coding sequence ATGACGATCTCCCTTAGCGTCCCGGCGGTCGGTGCGTCGGTCACGACGGGCGGGGCCGGCCCGGTGGTGCGCACCGATCTGGGTCCGGTGCGCGGAGTCGCGACGGGACGCACGGAGCTCTATCAGGGCATTCCCTACGCCCAGCCGCCGACCGGGTTCAGGCGCTGGCGCCCGCCGGTCCGTCCTCGTCCCTGGACGGCGGTACGGGACGCGAGCGAGCCCGGACCGGCATGCGCCCAACTGGATGAGACCGGTGGCGTCGCGGCGCATTCCTCCGAGGACTGTCTCTACCTCAACGTCACCGGCCCCCGCCGGAACCGTTCTGAGCGCCGGCCGGTCGTGGTGTACCTGCACGGCGGAGCGTTCAGCTCGGGTTCGGGCAGCGACTTCGACGCCCGCCGCTTGGCCGCCACGGGCGACGTTGTGGTGGTCACCGTCAACTCCCGGCTCGGCGTGTTCGGGTTCTTCGGCCATCCCCGGATGGACGGGTCGGGCACCTACGCTCTGGCCGACCAGCGGGCCGCGTTGCGCTGGGTACGGGCCAACGCGCAGGCGTTCGGCGGCGATCCGGGTAACGTCACGCTGATGGGAGAGTCCTCGGGCGGGGCGAGCGTCTGTGCCCAGATGGTCTCGCCCCCGGCGGCCGGGCTCTTCCAGCGCGCGATCATCCAGAGTGGATCCTGCCTGCAGAGCTGGCCCAAGAACGTGATGGGCCCCGGGCTCGACGCCATCTCCTATTGGGCGCCCCGAACGGCCGTGCAGGCTCGGGGCGCCGCGGCGGCGGCGGGGCTCGGCTGCACGGGACCGGACGCACCGGCATGCCTGCGCCGGACGGACACCGGGAAGCTCCTGGCGTTGAACGGCCAGTTCGTCACGCCGGCGTTCGGGACCCGGGCACTGCCCACCGACCCGGTCAAGGCACTGCGGACCGGCGCCTTCCATCGGGTACCGGTGATGCAGGGCAACACCCGGGACGAACACCGGCTGTTCGGGAGCCTTTTCGAGGCGGAGAAGCCCATCGATGACGCCCGTTACCGGGCTCTGCTGGCGACGTCCTTCGGAGAGCGCATGGCCCGTCGCGTCTACGCTCGGTATCCGCCCCAGGCGTACTCCGGCCAGTCGGGTTCCCCGGCCGCGCTGGCCTGGGCCTCGGTCGGCACCGACGTCGGATGGGTGTGCCCGACCCTCGCCGCCGACCGGCTTCTGGCCCGGCACGTGCCCGTCTTCAGTTTCGAGTTCGCCGAGCCGAACGTCCCGGACTTCCTTGGCATCTTCCCCAAAGGCTACCCGCCCGGCGCCTTTCACGGCTCGGAGCTCCCCTTGCTGTTCGACATCGAGGGCACCTCCGTGCCGCTCGACCCCGCGCAGCGGAACCTGTCCGAATCGATGATCATGTATTGGACCGCGTTCGCCGCCCAGGGCGATCCGAACAGGGCGGGACTGCCCCGTTGGCCGAGGTTCCCGGCCACCCAGTCGCTGGACTCCGCGCGCGGAGGGATTTCCCAGACCGATCTGGCCGTCGGTCACCACTGCCGCTTCTGGGCGTCACGGACATGA
- a CDS encoding NAD-dependent epimerase/dehydratase family protein, whose protein sequence is MGLGTVVVTGAAGNIGSVVRRALRSEVSRLVLLDRVPLQAEAANEVVHTVDLRDAAAVEAALAGADTVLHLGGLPDEAPLEDLLDANVLGTHHVLEAARRAAIPRVVLASSNRVTGFYPTAHRTGPQEPVRPDGLYGVSKAAIEALGQLYADKFDVSVICLRIGSFEETPTEPRHLATWLSPRDAVGFCRAALTAPLSTRFATVYAVSANTRRFWELPAESELAYTPIDNAEKHAPHITDADVPADPEAPQAGPYALPEFTLKHIRP, encoded by the coding sequence GTGGGGCTGGGAACAGTGGTCGTCACCGGGGCGGCAGGAAACATCGGCTCGGTCGTGCGCCGGGCGTTGCGCAGCGAGGTCAGCCGCCTGGTCTTGCTCGACCGCGTTCCCCTCCAGGCCGAGGCCGCGAACGAGGTGGTCCACACCGTCGACCTTCGGGACGCGGCCGCCGTCGAGGCTGCGCTCGCGGGTGCGGACACCGTGCTCCACCTGGGCGGCCTGCCGGACGAGGCACCGCTTGAGGATCTCCTCGACGCCAACGTGCTGGGCACCCACCATGTCCTGGAAGCCGCCCGGCGCGCGGCGATTCCACGGGTCGTGCTGGCCAGCAGCAACCGCGTGACCGGTTTCTATCCCACGGCCCATCGCACCGGCCCACAGGAGCCGGTGCGCCCCGATGGCCTGTACGGGGTGAGCAAGGCAGCTATCGAGGCCCTGGGGCAGCTGTATGCGGACAAGTTCGACGTTTCCGTGATCTGCCTGCGTATCGGCAGCTTCGAGGAGACGCCCACCGAGCCGCGCCACCTGGCGACCTGGCTCAGTCCGCGCGATGCCGTCGGCTTCTGCCGCGCCGCGCTTACCGCCCCGCTCTCCACGCGCTTTGCCACGGTGTACGCCGTATCTGCCAACACCCGCCGCTTCTGGGAACTCCCCGCGGAATCCGAACTGGCCTACACGCCCATCGACAACGCCGAAAAGCATGCGCCGCACATCACCGACGCCGACGTCCCTGCCGATCCCGAAGCTCCGCAAGCCGGCCCGTATGCCCTGCCCGAGTTCACGTTGAAACACATCCGGCCCTGA
- a CDS encoding tetratricopeptide repeat protein: MIPVISTAGDPTGAAATQEQLLEACLRVLGPDHPATLTTLGFVAHWRDEAGDHSGAAAAWKKLLAARVRVPSTLGPRLRTDSGGSGWLPPRGVCRTVGRRTLPSGARYSATIPRL; the protein is encoded by the coding sequence ATGATCCCGGTCATCTCGACGGCAGGAGATCCAACGGGGGCTGCAGCCACGCAGGAGCAACTCCTGGAGGCCTGCCTGCGCGTGCTGGGCCCGGACCATCCCGCCACCCTGACCACGCTGGGTTTCGTCGCCCACTGGCGTGACGAAGCGGGAGATCACTCCGGCGCCGCGGCGGCGTGGAAGAAGCTGCTGGCGGCTCGCGTGCGGGTACCAAGCACGCTTGGTCCACGTCTCCGGACAGATTCCGGCGGCTCCGGATGGCTCCCTCCCAGAGGGGTTTGCCGCACTGTGGGAAGGAGAACTCTGCCATCCGGCGCGAGGTACTCGGCGACCATTCCCCGGCTCTGA
- a CDS encoding flavin monoamine oxidase family protein, translated as MHRESARSSTTSPATPKTRTGLPDRLGLAFSLHGEARRRGMPVAEVAGERADRAERELNRRQLLAAAGAITATGLTGAALAGSPRAAAAPAATTSGVMAPRVVIVGAGLAGLRCAHQLWTGPRAIASTVYEADTTHVGGRCWSLRGFFAGGMVSEHGGSFISSTDTAVLGLAKSFGLKTEYANGGTLNAGTYAGWVDGGRYDGAQQQSDWVAEAYDAFAASYAAMGTPRWNSSTAEAKRLDRLSCLDYLAEIGLPPSSGLGQLIQSLQLQSGGEPAHSSALGMIGFLGSSSTFDGGPGFDEKYHLVGGNDQLVSAMVAQLPSGTVQQGYQLVAVVRNSDSSYTCTFTCSGGGGAPVSVHADHLVLALPFSTLRDVDLSRSGLSALKLTAIQQQGMGQNAKLVTQLNSKTWPSLGYNGVSNTGPTGYQTSWDGSVQLGPKGSPALLVNFPGGDTARSALTGTAHGPAPSADVNWFLTQIEHVYPGTTAAFNGLAYEDHWSLDPWHKGAYHYYRTGQYTTIAGYEGAQEGRIHFAGEHTDVDNATLNAAVASGERAATEVSAQV; from the coding sequence ATGCACCGGGAATCTGCCAGATCGAGCACCACTTCCCCAGCCACCCCCAAGACCCGCACCGGCTTGCCGGACCGGCTCGGGCTCGCCTTCTCCCTGCACGGTGAAGCCCGACGGCGCGGCATGCCGGTCGCCGAGGTCGCCGGCGAACGCGCGGACCGCGCGGAACGTGAACTGAACCGTCGCCAACTGCTCGCCGCAGCAGGCGCGATCACCGCCACCGGCCTGACCGGGGCGGCACTCGCAGGCTCGCCCCGAGCGGCTGCCGCTCCCGCTGCCACCACGTCCGGCGTCATGGCCCCGCGCGTCGTCATCGTCGGCGCCGGCCTGGCCGGACTGCGCTGCGCGCACCAGTTGTGGACGGGACCGAGGGCGATCGCCTCCACCGTCTACGAGGCCGACACCACCCATGTCGGCGGCCGCTGCTGGTCGCTGCGCGGCTTCTTCGCGGGCGGCATGGTCAGCGAGCACGGCGGCTCCTTCATCAGCTCGACGGACACCGCCGTACTCGGCCTCGCCAAATCCTTCGGCCTCAAGACGGAGTACGCGAACGGCGGCACGCTCAACGCGGGCACGTACGCGGGCTGGGTCGACGGCGGACGCTACGACGGCGCGCAGCAGCAGAGCGACTGGGTCGCCGAGGCATACGACGCGTTCGCCGCCTCGTACGCGGCGATGGGCACCCCGCGCTGGAACAGTTCCACCGCCGAGGCGAAACGGCTGGACCGGCTCTCCTGCCTCGACTACCTGGCCGAGATCGGCCTGCCCCCAAGCTCCGGGCTGGGCCAGCTGATCCAGTCGCTCCAGCTCCAGTCCGGCGGCGAGCCGGCGCACTCCTCGGCGCTGGGCATGATCGGCTTCCTGGGCAGCTCCTCGACCTTCGACGGCGGCCCCGGCTTCGACGAGAAATACCACCTCGTCGGCGGCAACGACCAGTTGGTCAGCGCCATGGTCGCCCAGCTGCCTTCCGGCACCGTCCAGCAGGGCTACCAGCTGGTGGCGGTGGTCCGGAACAGCGACAGCAGCTACACCTGCACCTTCACCTGCTCCGGTGGCGGCGGCGCACCGGTCTCCGTCCACGCCGACCACCTGGTGCTCGCGCTGCCGTTCAGCACCCTGCGGGATGTCGACCTGTCCCGGTCGGGGCTCTCTGCGCTGAAACTGACGGCGATCCAGCAGCAGGGCATGGGGCAGAACGCCAAGCTGGTCACCCAGCTGAACAGCAAGACCTGGCCCTCCCTGGGTTACAACGGCGTCAGCAACACCGGCCCGACCGGCTACCAGACCTCCTGGGACGGCTCGGTGCAACTCGGCCCCAAGGGCAGCCCGGCCCTCCTGGTCAACTTCCCCGGTGGCGACACCGCCCGCTCCGCACTGACCGGCACCGCCCACGGCCCGGCGCCGTCGGCCGACGTGAACTGGTTCCTCACACAGATCGAACACGTCTACCCGGGCACAACGGCGGCGTTCAACGGCCTCGCGTACGAGGACCACTGGTCCCTCGACCCGTGGCACAAGGGCGCGTACCACTACTACAGGACCGGGCAGTACACGACCATCGCCGGCTACGAGGGCGCCCAGGAGGGCCGAATCCACTTCGCCGGCGAGCACACGGACGTCGACAACGCGACGCTGAACGCGGCGGTCGCCTCCGGCGAGCGGGCGGCGACGGAGGTGTCCGCACAGGTCTGA
- a CDS encoding TetR/AcrR family transcriptional regulator, with amino-acid sequence MSKPPLDTAAGPTAKPGRKPAATPADRSRSKRSGSQLTPESIIEASLRIAARGGADAFTVRRLGEELGADPTAVYRHFRDKDELLLEVADRTLGEVLDSIPDGLGWQDRIRALADGSLAVALKYPAVASAMASRTTRRANEFRIVELILGAVTEAGLSGAEAAVHYRMVGDSLLALVGQRAAYLLFSAEARAADESSWKREYRLVDPATFPQITAVAPELAEVTQEQIYDARVEALITAIERRAGELHGGT; translated from the coding sequence ATGTCGAAGCCACCCTTGGACACAGCCGCGGGCCCCACCGCCAAGCCGGGCAGGAAGCCGGCCGCGACCCCCGCAGACCGCAGCCGGAGCAAGCGTTCGGGCAGTCAGCTGACGCCCGAATCGATCATCGAGGCCAGCCTGCGTATCGCGGCGCGCGGCGGTGCCGACGCCTTCACCGTGCGCCGCCTCGGCGAGGAGCTGGGCGCGGATCCGACCGCCGTCTACCGGCACTTCCGCGACAAGGACGAGCTGCTCCTGGAGGTCGCCGATCGCACCCTCGGCGAGGTCCTGGACAGCATCCCGGACGGGCTGGGCTGGCAGGACCGCATCCGCGCCCTGGCCGACGGCTCGCTCGCGGTAGCCCTCAAGTACCCGGCTGTGGCCTCGGCCATGGCCAGCCGGACGACCCGGCGGGCCAACGAGTTCCGCATCGTCGAACTCATCCTCGGCGCGGTGACCGAGGCAGGCCTGAGCGGCGCGGAGGCGGCGGTCCACTACCGGATGGTGGGCGACTCGCTACTCGCCCTGGTCGGCCAGCGCGCCGCATACCTGCTCTTCTCGGCAGAGGCCCGGGCAGCGGACGAGTCGTCCTGGAAGCGCGAGTACCGGCTGGTGGATCCGGCGACATTTCCGCAGATCACTGCAGTGGCACCGGAGTTGGCCGAGGTGACGCAGGAGCAGATCTACGACGCCAGGGTCGAGGCGCTGATCACCGCGATCGAGCGACGGGCGGGGGAGCTTCACGGCGGGACGTGA
- a CDS encoding amidohydrolase, producing MANQDQQADTVFRGGRVFTGTSDAPVEAAVAVRGGRVLAVTEESELRALVGPATDVVDLDGGLLAPGFQDAHVHPAVAGVQMLRCDLSGQRSIDGYLATVADYAATHPDAAWIRGGGWSMDVFPDGIPTRAMLDSVVPDRPVLLTNRDGHGAWVNSRALELAGVDRHSPDPADGRIEREPDGTPIGTLQEGAMDLVGDLVPVATPQEARAGLLVAQEYLFSLGITAWQDAMIGAFPGNPDNFSVYVDAARDGSLKARVVGALWWDRERGTEQIPDLLERRGHGRVGRFNATTVKIMQDGIAENFTASMLDPYLDVCGCATANSGLSFIDPTVLREAVTQLDAHGFQLHFHALGDRAVREVLDALEQTRAANGANDNRHHLAHLQLVHPDDLKRFAEVGAAANIQALWAAHEPQMDDLTIPFLGAERAALQYPFGDLARAGARLVAGSDWSVSSPNPLWGIHVAVNRAVPVDAPNASADRRPRRPFYPEQALTLAQAFTAYTAGSAWVNHLDRESGTVEPGKCADLVVLDRDPFAGPPEEIGDTTVRMTFLDGRPVHVADS from the coding sequence ATGGCGAATCAGGATCAGCAGGCCGACACGGTGTTCCGCGGCGGCAGGGTCTTCACCGGCACGAGCGACGCGCCCGTCGAGGCGGCCGTCGCCGTACGCGGCGGCCGCGTTCTCGCCGTCACCGAGGAGTCCGAGCTGCGCGCACTCGTCGGTCCGGCGACCGACGTCGTCGACCTCGACGGCGGCCTGCTCGCGCCGGGTTTCCAGGACGCCCACGTCCACCCCGCCGTGGCCGGCGTGCAGATGCTGCGCTGCGACCTGTCCGGGCAGCGCAGCATCGACGGCTACCTCGCCACGGTCGCCGACTACGCCGCCACGCACCCTGACGCGGCGTGGATCAGGGGTGGCGGCTGGTCGATGGACGTCTTCCCCGACGGCATCCCGACCCGGGCGATGCTCGACTCCGTCGTCCCGGACCGGCCGGTGCTGCTGACCAATCGGGACGGCCACGGCGCCTGGGTCAACTCCCGTGCGCTGGAGCTGGCGGGCGTCGACCGGCACTCCCCCGATCCGGCCGACGGCAGGATCGAGCGCGAGCCGGACGGCACACCGATCGGCACCCTCCAGGAGGGCGCGATGGACCTGGTCGGCGACCTCGTCCCGGTGGCCACGCCACAGGAGGCCCGCGCCGGGCTGCTCGTCGCACAGGAGTACCTCTTCTCACTGGGCATCACCGCCTGGCAGGACGCGATGATCGGCGCGTTCCCCGGTAATCCGGACAACTTCTCCGTCTACGTCGACGCCGCCCGCGACGGCTCGCTCAAGGCCCGCGTGGTCGGCGCGCTCTGGTGGGACCGCGAGCGCGGCACGGAGCAGATCCCGGACCTCCTCGAGCGCCGAGGGCACGGCCGGGTGGGTCGCTTCAACGCCACCACCGTCAAGATCATGCAGGACGGCATCGCCGAGAACTTCACCGCGAGCATGCTCGACCCCTACCTCGACGTCTGCGGCTGTGCCACCGCCAACTCCGGTCTGAGCTTCATCGATCCGACCGTCCTGCGCGAAGCTGTGACCCAACTCGACGCGCACGGCTTCCAGTTGCACTTCCATGCGCTGGGCGACCGCGCCGTCCGCGAGGTCCTGGACGCCCTGGAACAGACCCGCGCCGCCAACGGCGCGAACGACAACCGGCACCACCTCGCCCACCTCCAACTCGTCCACCCGGACGACCTCAAGCGCTTCGCCGAGGTCGGCGCCGCCGCCAACATCCAGGCGCTCTGGGCCGCCCACGAGCCGCAGATGGACGACCTCACCATCCCCTTCCTCGGGGCCGAACGCGCCGCGCTGCAGTACCCGTTCGGCGACCTGGCCCGCGCCGGGGCCCGACTGGTGGCGGGCAGTGACTGGTCGGTGAGCAGCCCCAACCCGCTCTGGGGCATCCACGTCGCAGTCAACCGCGCCGTGCCGGTCGACGCGCCGAACGCCTCGGCCGACCGCCGGCCCCGGCGGCCCTTCTACCCCGAGCAGGCGCTCACCCTGGCCCAGGCGTTCACCGCGTACACGGCCGGCAGCGCCTGGGTGAACCACCTGGACCGGGAGAGCGGCACCGTCGAGCCCGGCAAGTGCGCGGACCTGGTCGTACTCGACCGTGACCCCTTCGCCGGGCCTCCCGAGGAGATCGGCGACACCACGGTCCGGATGACCTTCCTCGACGGCCGCCCCGTCCACGTCGCCGACAGCTGA